The Lewinellaceae bacterium genome has a segment encoding these proteins:
- a CDS encoding elongation factor Ts has translation MNISASDVKNLRDLTGAGMMDCKKALTESGGDIEKAIEFLRKRGQKMADKRAGRDATEGAVIAIVSDDHKRGVIVKLSCETDFVAKNDDFVKLATSFANLALDKFPADLDSLLALDFGGLTVGEKVMEQVGVIGEKLEIAAYEKLSAAQVAPYIHMGNRAGVLVGLSKDNGDFYDAGRDVAMQVAAMHPIAVDQDGVDKTVIEKEIEIGKDQARQEGKPEAMLEKIAVGKLNKFFKEKTLLNQQFVKDNKHTIAEFLHSKDPELTVTDFKHVTLG, from the coding sequence ATGAATATTTCAGCTTCTGATGTAAAAAATCTGCGTGACCTGACCGGTGCAGGTATGATGGACTGTAAAAAGGCACTTACTGAATCAGGCGGTGACATAGAGAAGGCGATAGAATTTTTGCGCAAAAGAGGGCAGAAAATGGCTGACAAACGTGCTGGCCGTGATGCCACCGAAGGTGCTGTCATTGCCATCGTTTCTGATGACCACAAACGTGGAGTGATCGTAAAACTAAGTTGTGAGACCGATTTTGTGGCCAAAAACGATGATTTTGTAAAATTGGCTACTTCATTCGCAAATCTCGCCCTGGATAAATTTCCAGCGGATCTGGATAGTTTACTTGCCCTGGATTTCGGCGGCCTTACCGTGGGCGAAAAAGTAATGGAACAAGTAGGAGTTATCGGTGAAAAACTCGAAATCGCTGCTTACGAAAAACTGTCAGCGGCACAAGTTGCTCCTTACATTCACATGGGTAACAGAGCAGGTGTTCTCGTTGGTCTGTCAAAAGATAATGGAGATTTTTATGATGCCGGCCGCGACGTGGCAATGCAGGTGGCTGCCATGCACCCTATCGCTGTAGATCAGGACGGTGTGGACAAAACCGTCATTGAAAAAGAAATTGAAATAGGCAAAGACCAGGCTCGCCAGGAAGGAAAACCTGAGGCGATGCTTGAGAAAATTGCCGTCGGTAAACTCAATAAATTTTTCAAAGAAAAAACATTGCTCAATCAGCAGTTTGTTAAAGACAACAAACACACCATTGCTGAATTCCTGCATAGCAAAGATCCTGAATTGACTGTCACTGATTTCAAACATGTGACTCTCGGATAA